The following are encoded in a window of Geobacter metallireducens GS-15 genomic DNA:
- a CDS encoding cytochrome b N-terminal domain-containing protein: MIKEFAKHLFPRVVLRENLRFTYTFCLGGLAFTALIALAVSGVLLLFYYQPTPAGAFDSILFLESTVVGGKYLRGLHRLASHGLLVLLFLHVLRVVLSGAYRPPRELTWVVGVGLLALSVFEAYTGYLLPMDQLAFWATRTGMELLATLPGGPWLKAVLVPDGVGEPLSLLRFYALHVVVVPVAVLALSFLHFYRVRKTKGILPYL; encoded by the coding sequence ATGATCAAGGAATTTGCCAAACATCTCTTCCCCCGGGTGGTGCTGCGGGAGAACCTGCGGTTCACCTACACCTTCTGTCTGGGGGGACTCGCCTTCACGGCGCTCATCGCTCTGGCCGTGTCCGGGGTGCTGCTCCTGTTCTATTACCAGCCGACACCCGCCGGGGCCTTTGACTCCATCCTCTTCCTGGAATCGACGGTCGTTGGCGGGAAGTACCTGCGGGGACTCCACCGGCTTGCCTCCCACGGACTTTTGGTCCTGCTGTTCCTCCATGTCCTTCGGGTGGTGCTCTCCGGCGCCTACCGGCCGCCGCGGGAGCTAACCTGGGTGGTGGGGGTGGGGCTTCTGGCGCTGTCGGTGTTCGAGGCGTACACCGGCTATCTCCTCCCCATGGACCAGTTGGCCTTCTGGGCGACCCGAACCGGTATGGAGCTTCTGGCCACCCTGCCTGGAGGTCCGTGGCTGAAGGCCGTCCTCGTCCCCGACGGAGTGGGGGAACCCCTGTCGCTGCTGCGCTTTTACGCGCTCCATGTGGTAGTTGTCCCCGTGGCGGTGCTGGCCCTGTCGTTTCTCCACTTCTACCGGGTGCGCAAGACAAAGGGGATACTGCCGTATCTGTGA
- a CDS encoding ubiquinol-cytochrome c reductase iron-sulfur subunit produces the protein MAAVDRGRRHFIAALIAFIASLAAAWRFLVPKRRESGERFVIDMAAVPPRGALVYRERRLAVMRDGGEIYALNLTCTHLGCTVTVTPGEIVCPCHGSRFDLKGNVLKGPADRPLARHRLEIRGGRVEIYPG, from the coding sequence ATGGCAGCGGTTGACCGGGGACGCCGGCACTTCATCGCGGCGCTGATTGCGTTCATCGCTTCTTTAGCGGCGGCATGGCGGTTTCTTGTCCCCAAAAGGAGGGAATCCGGGGAGCGCTTCGTCATTGACATGGCGGCCGTTCCGCCACGGGGCGCCCTCGTCTATCGCGAACGCCGACTGGCGGTGATGCGGGATGGAGGTGAGATTTACGCCCTGAATCTGACCTGTACCCATCTCGGCTGTACCGTGACCGTAACCCCGGGGGAGATTGTCTGCCCCTGCCACGGCAGTCGCTTCGACCTCAAGGGCAATGTTCTGAAAGGGCCGGCCGACCGGCCCCTGGCCCGCCACCGGCTTGAAATCCGTGGTGGGAGGGTGGAGATTTATCCGGGATGA
- the extQ gene encoding selenite/tellurite reduction operon b-type cytochrome membrane protein ExtQ, translated as MAERMEVKNDLRRGPRGSGEYVRSSPHFFRLVKRAFWGGLVALALLAMVIPAPLLDPANPGAPPNPAKSAWFLLWTQEVVSHGNGFAWIIVGLSLWFLALPWLGMHRPERAVWFGEGNRAAAWTTIAVFAAIVSMTVLAMFFRGENWSLVSPF; from the coding sequence ATGGCTGAAAGGATGGAAGTGAAAAACGACTTGAGGCGGGGACCGCGCGGCAGTGGCGAATACGTAAGGAGTTCCCCCCACTTTTTTCGCCTCGTCAAGCGGGCTTTCTGGGGGGGGCTGGTGGCCCTGGCGCTGCTGGCCATGGTTATCCCTGCGCCGCTTCTGGACCCAGCGAATCCGGGCGCGCCGCCGAATCCTGCCAAATCGGCCTGGTTTCTCCTCTGGACCCAGGAGGTGGTGAGCCACGGCAACGGCTTTGCCTGGATCATCGTGGGGCTCTCCCTCTGGTTCCTGGCCCTGCCGTGGCTCGGTATGCACCGCCCCGAGCGCGCCGTCTGGTTTGGTGAGGGGAACCGCGCCGCTGCCTGGACCACCATCGCCGTCTTTGCGGCCATCGTGTCAATGACGGTCCTGGCCATGTTCTTCAGGGGGGAAAATTGGTCGCTCGTCTCCCCCTTCTGA
- a CDS encoding LysR family transcriptional regulator, which yields MDITLFKTLLKVAAIGNISKAAAVLCVTQSAVSRRLKQLEDHIGKPLLIRSGNAVRPTEAGQFVLAKAQQIVDLESQIVDKLNVNEPKQRISLCCTPAFGIGRLPSIVSAFMADNAESADLNFVFNMPEQALEGIENGRFDLAIIEHCDDLNMAGHRGYPLPDDEMIFLSAPSLGIDSPAPSIEQLFDKRLYLKNEQGCARRFLDKNLALTGHSITEFANIIYFDDLQFIMREVLAGKGISFVPIGLVVDELCRHTLMAHRIADFDHFYPRTIILGRRAPSPLLLSFINTIYIAFGMPCPSIFHTEAPFPPEGFPESL from the coding sequence ATGGACATAACGCTCTTCAAGACACTGCTCAAGGTTGCGGCCATCGGCAATATTTCCAAGGCCGCCGCAGTGCTCTGCGTCACCCAGTCCGCGGTTTCGCGCCGGCTCAAGCAGTTGGAGGATCACATCGGCAAGCCACTGCTGATACGCTCGGGCAACGCCGTCAGGCCCACCGAGGCCGGTCAGTTTGTGCTCGCCAAGGCCCAGCAGATCGTCGATCTGGAAAGCCAAATCGTTGACAAACTCAATGTCAATGAGCCGAAGCAGCGCATTTCCCTCTGCTGTACCCCTGCATTCGGCATCGGACGACTCCCTTCCATCGTTTCCGCGTTCATGGCCGACAACGCCGAATCCGCTGACCTGAATTTCGTCTTTAACATGCCTGAGCAGGCTCTCGAAGGAATCGAAAACGGGCGCTTCGACTTGGCCATTATCGAACACTGCGATGACCTGAACATGGCCGGCCACAGAGGCTACCCGCTCCCCGACGACGAGATGATTTTTTTAAGCGCTCCGTCCCTCGGGATCGACTCACCTGCCCCATCCATCGAGCAACTGTTCGACAAGCGCCTCTACCTGAAGAACGAGCAGGGTTGCGCCAGGCGCTTCCTGGACAAAAACCTGGCATTGACCGGCCATTCGATCACCGAGTTCGCCAACATCATCTATTTCGACGACTTGCAGTTCATCATGCGCGAAGTGCTTGCCGGCAAGGGAATCAGCTTTGTCCCCATCGGTCTAGTGGTAGACGAACTCTGTCGCCATACCCTCATGGCCCACAGGATTGCCGATTTCGACCATTTCTACCCCAGAACCATCATCCTCGGTCGGCGGGCCCCATCCCCCCTTCTCCTGTCGTTCATCAACACCATTTACATTGCCTTTGGCATGCCGTGCCCATCAATCTTTCACACAGAAGCTCCATTCCCGCCTGAAGGGTTTCCCGAATCCCTCTAG
- the extH gene encoding selenite/tellurite reduction operon rhodanese-like protein ExtH, whose protein sequence is MAKQAWRKGRIILSGMLGVVALAMLTLWGCGGGGGKSYDTPSLNGPAPVATKTATPLVDAVTLKGWLDAGLVNKAAGSERVVILEFSGSYVDTSVTPNVTKLRYNDGHIPGAIRVDLTAELMANRVEGPAEFAQMVASGAQMDALIKRCGIDENTTIVFTTSEAEMNSNTLWNITRPYTTFRYWGFPKERLKVLDGGNKAWVAAAYPMTTVAPTITASTYNVTPLNTNRVKANLRASLSEMIAAVNAGTGLIIDGRTDGVPGSTTDLVESSKYVVFEGRMTGGSGYSHVNLVDATTKKFKDPAVVAADMTTKGLDLTKNTIYAMCRAGNIASALFFYFDGILYNDGSKNVVWYDGSWGQWGLMSDNAAKGGKLPVGSAWATDSLTLPITYDADLGRTVVDITYRLDPTVSHATATANQIEDADKAYLSPVTSGGGGAGGGGGGGC, encoded by the coding sequence ATGGCGAAACAGGCATGGAGGAAGGGACGCATCATTCTGAGCGGCATGCTCGGCGTGGTTGCGCTGGCTATGCTGACGTTGTGGGGCTGCGGCGGGGGCGGGGGGAAAAGCTATGACACGCCCAGTCTGAACGGGCCTGCTCCGGTGGCGACGAAGACCGCTACTCCGCTGGTCGACGCGGTGACGCTCAAGGGATGGCTCGATGCCGGGCTGGTAAACAAGGCGGCAGGAAGTGAGCGGGTTGTCATCCTCGAGTTTTCAGGTAGCTACGTAGATACTAGCGTTACGCCGAATGTGACCAAGCTTCGCTACAACGATGGTCACATTCCCGGGGCGATCAGGGTTGATCTGACGGCTGAACTGATGGCAAACCGTGTTGAAGGGCCTGCCGAGTTCGCCCAGATGGTGGCCAGCGGCGCGCAGATGGACGCGCTCATCAAGCGGTGCGGCATCGACGAGAATACAACCATTGTTTTTACGACCTCTGAAGCGGAGATGAACTCCAATACCCTCTGGAATATTACCCGCCCCTATACTACGTTCCGCTACTGGGGCTTCCCAAAAGAGCGTCTGAAGGTGCTTGACGGCGGCAACAAGGCTTGGGTTGCGGCTGCCTATCCCATGACAACGGTTGCTCCGACCATCACCGCTTCCACGTACAATGTGACTCCCCTCAATACCAACAGGGTCAAGGCAAATCTACGCGCATCGCTCTCTGAGATGATTGCGGCGGTGAATGCCGGTACTGGCCTGATCATCGATGGCAGGACCGATGGCGTTCCCGGTTCAACGACCGATCTGGTTGAAAGTTCCAAATATGTGGTCTTCGAAGGGCGGATGACCGGCGGCAGCGGGTACTCACATGTGAACCTTGTTGATGCAACGACTAAAAAATTCAAGGATCCCGCCGTTGTCGCGGCGGATATGACCACCAAAGGGCTCGATCTTACGAAGAATACCATCTATGCCATGTGCCGTGCAGGCAACATCGCGTCGGCCCTGTTCTTCTACTTTGACGGTATTCTCTACAACGACGGATCCAAGAACGTCGTCTGGTACGACGGCTCCTGGGGACAGTGGGGCCTCATGTCGGATAACGCGGCCAAGGGAGGCAAGCTCCCTGTCGGTTCCGCCTGGGCGACCGATTCCCTTACGCTGCCCATCACGTATGATGCCGACCTTGGCCGTACGGTGGTTGACATCACCTACCGCCTTGATCCCACTGTGTCCCATGCCACGGCAACCGCCAACCAGATCGAAGATGCCGACAAGGCCTACCTGAGCCCGGTCACGTCCGGTGGCGGTGGCGCAGGCGGCGGTGGTGGCGGCGGCTGCTAG
- the extKL gene encoding multiheme c-type cytochrome (seleno)protein ExtKL: protein MMLKPVWLKLSVAAVAFCAATPVFAEKAGIGWQGTISAKAGKAKTMAELAKMYDSSSCIECHQETHNDWNKSIHARSIFGTSRTAATLKTAVVNGLMEWPYSGVKKPEDVKVEHLMGCAKCHLPQLADAEDSVAKEIIATVDNWQDALKKKDTVKASAEADKLKSLNISCLVCHNRNAITHKWTDGYPQAGVVYGSKDGDHPSDAFPKMKASPIMSESIQCGQCHGLGPNMELDNPTQCCTSYGSYLWAYTAEGGSETCQDCHMKKSKLGHNMQSYRDPGMAKAAVEFKAEARAFHWRDGATIKPKAVVKVEMVNRAGHSIPDGUPTPNRLVLSVIAKTKDGQEVFNQEKIYMPVPQQLGRGDRMGRGPYEKSGIIEDTGLPPGKAVHERFDIFFPVDEVEENGKWVTKPTASELDLEVKLWYLPFGTMNADPFLWHEFTKKVSISTTGK, encoded by the coding sequence ATGATGCTCAAACCTGTATGGCTGAAGCTATCGGTGGCCGCGGTTGCCTTCTGTGCCGCTACGCCGGTCTTTGCCGAAAAGGCCGGTATCGGCTGGCAGGGGACGATCTCCGCCAAGGCCGGCAAGGCTAAGACCATGGCAGAACTGGCCAAGATGTACGATTCAAGTTCCTGTATTGAATGTCACCAGGAGACCCACAACGATTGGAACAAATCGATCCATGCCCGCTCCATCTTCGGCACGAGCCGGACCGCGGCAACCCTCAAGACGGCGGTTGTCAACGGCCTGATGGAGTGGCCCTATTCGGGGGTTAAGAAACCGGAGGATGTGAAGGTTGAGCACCTGATGGGGTGTGCAAAGTGTCACCTTCCCCAGTTGGCTGATGCCGAGGATTCGGTGGCCAAGGAGATCATCGCCACTGTCGACAACTGGCAGGATGCCCTCAAGAAAAAGGATACGGTGAAAGCGTCTGCCGAAGCTGACAAGCTCAAAAGCCTGAACATCAGCTGTCTTGTTTGCCACAACCGCAACGCCATCACCCACAAATGGACCGACGGCTATCCCCAGGCGGGGGTCGTGTACGGCTCCAAGGATGGCGATCACCCGTCGGACGCCTTCCCGAAAATGAAGGCCAGTCCGATCATGAGCGAGTCGATTCAGTGTGGGCAGTGCCACGGCCTCGGTCCCAATATGGAACTGGACAACCCGACCCAGTGCTGCACCAGTTACGGCAGCTACCTCTGGGCCTACACGGCCGAGGGGGGGAGCGAGACCTGCCAGGACTGCCACATGAAGAAGAGCAAGCTCGGCCACAACATGCAGAGCTACCGCGATCCGGGCATGGCCAAGGCTGCGGTGGAGTTCAAGGCTGAGGCGCGGGCGTTCCACTGGCGTGACGGCGCCACGATCAAGCCCAAGGCGGTGGTGAAGGTGGAGATGGTGAACCGTGCCGGCCACTCCATCCCCGATGGCTGACCGACCCCCAACCGACTGGTTCTGTCGGTAATAGCAAAAACAAAAGATGGCCAGGAAGTGTTCAACCAGGAGAAGATCTACATGCCGGTTCCCCAGCAGCTTGGCCGGGGTGACCGGATGGGGCGCGGCCCCTATGAGAAGAGCGGAATTATTGAAGATACCGGCCTCCCGCCGGGCAAGGCGGTCCACGAGCGATTCGACATTTTCTTCCCGGTTGATGAAGTGGAAGAGAACGGCAAGTGGGTGACGAAGCCCACTGCCAGCGAGTTGGACCTCGAAGTGAAGCTCTGGTATCTCCCCTTCGGCACCATGAATGCCGATCCCTTCCTGTGGCATGAGTTCACCAAAAAGGTGAGCATCAGCACCACCGGGAAATAG
- the extM gene encoding selenite/tellurite reduction operon c-type cytochrome ExtM produces MTYLSFLIDSLPLLRRLATFALLPLALLLSGCNGGGGENGSCLSCHRGIEHASPAHPRCVSCHGGNERGRDKESAHRGMFALRNPSDPRSWEHSCGACHPWQLARVKGSLMQTNTGMIKNIQLTWEGEDGKLYGSRREDVYSPDGKERQLAAVTELDNISGELYRKFCSLCHVGIENRYAYDVGHSAGCAACHFPWNDTGTYAGGDLTMKGRGPASASHGMTGLPGNDVCFRCHNRSGRIALSYMGLNDGNTAQVPTRNGFPGPLLTSGSRSVTRITPDIHYAMGMDCIDCHTSRDIMGDGYAYENLYHQVEIRCEDCHGSGTELPRWREIVRENEAPVRESRQYRRQMRPGMRMIVTGKGRPYSNVFYENGLVRLVGKRSGRLYTSKVITGTPAHTVAGHGRLECYSCHSRAVVQCYGCHTNYDKSRTGRDFVKDMDTLGLFTESEDYRMLYPFPLALNQRGKISPVTPGCQTFVTVTEVDGRVSKEGYVTTFKGKQQLRFAPFYSHNTGVKAIGCGECHANPAFLGFGQHEVEGRNIAATMLCPKNEEKPLDGFQTMEGGKVRAFSAVTRENSRPLNEAEVMKVWRANLCIVCHTRPDDPIYRKELDYRALDDALHRRILAGGGTRVAR; encoded by the coding sequence ATGACGTACCTTTCCTTTCTGATAGATTCTCTTCCCCTGCTTCGGCGTTTGGCCACGTTCGCGCTGCTTCCGCTCGCCCTGCTGCTTTCAGGCTGCAATGGGGGTGGGGGAGAAAACGGCTCGTGCCTCTCATGCCACCGGGGTATCGAGCATGCTTCTCCTGCCCATCCCCGCTGCGTTTCCTGCCACGGAGGCAATGAACGGGGCAGGGACAAGGAATCCGCCCACCGGGGCATGTTCGCCCTCCGCAATCCGTCGGATCCCCGCTCCTGGGAGCATAGCTGCGGTGCCTGCCACCCTTGGCAGCTTGCCCGGGTGAAGGGGAGTCTCATGCAGACCAACACCGGGATGATTAAGAACATCCAGCTAACCTGGGAGGGGGAGGACGGAAAGCTCTACGGCAGCCGACGCGAGGATGTCTACTCCCCTGATGGCAAAGAACGGCAGCTTGCCGCGGTGACGGAGCTGGACAATATCTCCGGAGAGCTCTACCGCAAGTTCTGCTCCCTCTGCCATGTCGGCATTGAAAACCGTTACGCCTACGATGTGGGGCATTCGGCGGGGTGTGCCGCCTGCCACTTTCCCTGGAACGATACCGGCACCTATGCCGGCGGCGACCTGACCATGAAGGGGCGGGGGCCGGCCTCGGCTTCCCATGGGATGACGGGGCTTCCGGGCAACGACGTCTGCTTTCGGTGCCATAACCGGAGCGGCCGCATCGCCCTGTCGTACATGGGGCTCAACGACGGCAACACCGCCCAGGTGCCGACGCGAAACGGGTTTCCCGGACCGCTTCTCACCAGCGGGAGCCGGAGCGTCACCCGCATCACGCCGGACATCCACTATGCCATGGGGATGGACTGCATCGACTGCCATACTTCCCGCGACATCATGGGTGACGGATACGCCTACGAGAACCTCTACCACCAGGTGGAGATCCGCTGCGAGGATTGCCACGGCAGCGGCACCGAGCTTCCCCGCTGGCGGGAAATCGTCCGGGAGAACGAAGCCCCGGTGCGCGAGTCGCGGCAGTACCGGCGGCAGATGCGCCCCGGCATGCGGATGATCGTCACCGGCAAGGGGCGCCCCTACTCGAACGTTTTCTACGAAAACGGACTGGTACGGCTTGTCGGCAAACGGAGCGGCCGCCTCTATACCAGCAAGGTGATTACCGGCACCCCGGCCCATACCGTAGCCGGCCACGGCAGGCTGGAGTGCTACAGTTGCCACTCCCGCGCGGTGGTCCAGTGTTACGGCTGCCATACCAACTACGACAAGTCCAGGACCGGCCGCGATTTTGTAAAGGATATGGATACCCTGGGGCTCTTTACCGAGTCCGAGGACTACCGGATGCTCTACCCGTTCCCCCTGGCCCTCAACCAGCGGGGTAAAATATCGCCGGTCACCCCCGGTTGCCAGACCTTCGTGACCGTCACCGAGGTGGACGGGCGCGTGTCCAAAGAGGGGTATGTGACAACCTTCAAGGGTAAGCAGCAGCTGCGCTTTGCCCCCTTCTACTCCCACAACACCGGTGTGAAGGCCATCGGCTGCGGTGAGTGCCACGCAAACCCCGCCTTCCTGGGGTTCGGCCAGCATGAGGTGGAGGGGAGAAATATCGCTGCAACCATGCTCTGCCCCAAAAACGAGGAGAAGCCCCTGGACGGCTTCCAGACCATGGAGGGGGGGAAGGTGCGGGCTTTCTCGGCCGTTACCAGGGAAAATTCCCGCCCGCTTAACGAAGCGGAGGTTATGAAGGTATGGCGGGCAAACCTCTGCATTGTCTGCCACACCCGTCCCGACGACCCCATTTACCGCAAGGAGCTCGACTATCGTGCCCTGGATGATGCACTTCATCGCCGTATTCTGGCTGGCGGCGGCACTCGCGTCGCCCGCTGA
- the extJ gene encoding selenite/tellurite reduction operon protein ExtJ produces MKKIMMSIAAALVAVSMAAVAFASGSFSGKVTKIDGAKVTVKADKIPAWVKKGGSVSAMGGSPKVLDVKGNEVTLRFGKAKADKVKVDSSLTVSEASGDELQGC; encoded by the coding sequence ATGAAAAAAATCATGATGTCCATCGCAGCAGCCCTTGTGGCGGTTTCAATGGCGGCCGTTGCCTTCGCCTCCGGTTCCTTTTCTGGCAAGGTCACCAAGATTGACGGCGCCAAGGTAACCGTCAAGGCCGACAAGATCCCCGCCTGGGTCAAGAAGGGTGGGAGCGTTTCCGCCATGGGCGGCTCTCCCAAGGTTCTCGATGTGAAGGGGAACGAAGTAACTCTTCGCTTCGGCAAGGCCAAGGCCGACAAGGTCAAAGTGGACTCTTCCCTGACCGTCTCCGAAGCTTCCGGAGACGAGCTCCAGGGGTGCTAG
- the extO gene encoding selenite/tellurite reduction operon b-type cytochrome iron-sulfur cluster-binding subunit ExtO, producing MPWMMHFIAVFWLAAALASPADGAENCRACHRDAVSGPHAAIGCTPCHGDDRSTVGNPATAVDRAARCVACHRGFDRLFDHAMATRTAERQFVARTVGRFDGGFWADNCTGCHVRGCLDCHGGKGHAMSRPRDGVCLDCHRGYFVGSDYHGRAPREDAFRFQRGPFAGGEQFLPMLPDVHAEAGIGCGGCHDMASLAAGRRSGKGCRDCHEPDQRIVEHRIPAHRERLECYACHSAWAPQEYGTFWLRFIDSPRRQARFTAIPHQDEWVKSAYLKRQDAPPLGLNSAGKVSPIRPQFILYFSDIRSERAVGEENRLLAAEWKAFFPHTVRRGTVMCDGCHDNPRRFLLEGEKERIYRLKDDGLSLESFWRREGQRVVNGSFMDPERVRKMAVRTPAYTKGYIEKWQRLTGDAGTSSRR from the coding sequence GTGCCCTGGATGATGCACTTCATCGCCGTATTCTGGCTGGCGGCGGCACTCGCGTCGCCCGCTGACGGCGCCGAGAACTGCCGGGCCTGCCACCGGGACGCTGTTTCCGGTCCCCATGCCGCCATCGGCTGTACCCCCTGTCACGGGGACGACCGTTCCACGGTGGGGAATCCGGCCACCGCGGTTGACCGGGCCGCCCGTTGCGTCGCCTGCCACCGGGGCTTCGACCGGCTGTTCGATCACGCCATGGCGACCCGGACGGCGGAACGGCAGTTCGTGGCCAGAACCGTGGGGCGGTTCGATGGAGGATTCTGGGCCGACAACTGCACCGGCTGCCACGTTCGTGGCTGTCTCGACTGCCACGGCGGCAAGGGGCACGCCATGTCCCGACCCCGCGACGGCGTCTGTCTTGACTGTCACCGTGGCTATTTTGTGGGAAGCGACTACCACGGCCGGGCCCCCAGGGAGGACGCTTTCCGCTTCCAGCGGGGCCCCTTTGCCGGTGGAGAACAGTTTCTACCCATGCTTCCCGATGTCCATGCCGAGGCCGGCATCGGCTGCGGCGGCTGCCACGACATGGCGAGCCTGGCCGCCGGCAGGCGGAGCGGCAAGGGATGCCGCGACTGCCACGAACCCGACCAGAGGATAGTGGAGCACCGCATCCCTGCCCACAGGGAGCGGCTCGAATGCTACGCCTGCCACTCGGCCTGGGCGCCCCAGGAGTACGGCACCTTCTGGCTCCGCTTCATCGACAGCCCCCGCCGCCAGGCGCGGTTCACGGCCATCCCCCATCAGGATGAGTGGGTAAAGAGCGCCTATCTCAAGCGGCAGGATGCCCCTCCCTTGGGGCTGAACAGTGCGGGGAAGGTGAGCCCCATTCGGCCGCAGTTCATCCTCTATTTTTCAGATATCCGGAGCGAACGGGCGGTGGGGGAGGAGAACCGGCTCCTGGCCGCGGAGTGGAAGGCATTCTTCCCCCATACGGTCCGGCGGGGCACCGTCATGTGCGACGGCTGCCACGACAATCCGCGCCGCTTCCTCCTGGAGGGGGAAAAGGAGCGGATTTACCGGCTGAAGGATGATGGCTTGTCCCTGGAATCCTTCTGGCGCCGGGAGGGGCAGCGGGTGGTGAACGGGAGTTTCATGGACCCTGAACGGGTCAGGAAGATGGCCGTGAGGACACCGGCGTACACGAAGGGATATATCGAGAAATGGCAGCGGTTGACCGGGGACGCCGGCACTTCATCGCGGCGCTGA
- the extI gene encoding selenite/tellurite reduction operon porin ExtI, which translates to MINMRKISTISGVALGTALLAGTAFAGPRITFGPEDQGALQIDYKGQFQMTVRDNGSGADGNSTTTNFNFRRNRLAFMGKYGDMVSLYVQTEFTEDPNVGTLGVSDQSANTEFQLLDAVVRFKLNDAFRVNVGKFKYGFSRENLEACEMPLTLDRSLFIRAPFVSTRDMGVGIWGNVLEDKIQYRADVMEGRKAGDEDGNGHKSPDSSFRYTFRGHVSLLDPESDYGYKGTYMGKKQVLTFGAAYQFEPDVVYGNPAAKSDKKDYQAWTVDGFFEYPVEAVGTFTLSAAYADYDLDKSYNTAINALTEPDKDAIGLNGEKNGWYMKAGYMLPNLPLQFFGRYEKWSFAMLNNIYDQDVTWYGGGVNYYIWGQNLKLTAEISRTDFDKEGVASGIQGTNLKTEDFTTFVTQLQLLF; encoded by the coding sequence ATGATTAATATGCGCAAGATATCCACCATCTCCGGCGTCGCCCTCGGTACGGCACTGCTGGCAGGCACGGCCTTTGCCGGCCCCCGCATTACCTTCGGACCTGAGGACCAGGGCGCCCTCCAGATCGACTACAAGGGGCAGTTCCAGATGACGGTTCGCGACAACGGTTCCGGCGCTGACGGCAACAGCACCACCACCAACTTCAACTTCCGCCGCAACCGTCTCGCCTTCATGGGCAAGTACGGTGACATGGTGAGCCTCTATGTCCAGACCGAGTTCACCGAGGACCCCAATGTCGGCACCCTCGGTGTTTCCGACCAGAGTGCCAACACCGAATTCCAGTTGCTGGACGCAGTTGTGCGGTTCAAACTCAACGATGCCTTCCGGGTCAACGTGGGCAAGTTCAAGTACGGCTTCTCCCGTGAGAACCTCGAGGCGTGCGAGATGCCTCTGACCCTCGACCGCTCTCTCTTTATCCGGGCCCCTTTCGTTTCTACCCGCGATATGGGGGTTGGAATCTGGGGTAACGTCCTGGAAGACAAGATCCAGTACCGTGCCGACGTGATGGAAGGGCGCAAGGCTGGTGATGAAGATGGTAACGGTCACAAATCACCCGACTCCAGCTTCCGTTATACGTTCCGGGGTCATGTGTCGCTGCTGGATCCCGAGTCGGATTATGGCTATAAGGGGACCTACATGGGCAAGAAGCAGGTTCTCACCTTTGGCGCTGCCTACCAGTTCGAGCCCGACGTGGTGTACGGCAACCCCGCAGCCAAATCCGACAAGAAAGATTACCAGGCATGGACCGTTGACGGCTTCTTCGAGTATCCCGTGGAAGCGGTCGGAACCTTCACCCTGTCGGCCGCCTATGCGGACTATGACCTGGACAAATCCTACAATACGGCCATAAACGCTCTGACTGAGCCTGATAAAGACGCAATTGGCCTCAATGGCGAGAAGAACGGCTGGTACATGAAGGCCGGCTACATGCTTCCCAACCTGCCGCTCCAGTTCTTCGGTCGCTATGAGAAGTGGAGTTTCGCCATGCTCAACAATATCTACGATCAGGACGTTACCTGGTACGGCGGCGGGGTTAATTACTACATCTGGGGCCAGAACCTGAAGCTCACGGCTGAAATCAGCCGAACCGATTTCGACAAGGAAGGGGTGGCGAGCGGCATCCAGGGAACTAACCTGAAGACCGAGGACTTCACCACCTTCGTAACACAGCTCCAGCTTCTCTTCTAG